Proteins from a genomic interval of Providencia stuartii:
- a CDS encoding helix-turn-helix domain-containing protein yields the protein MRVGAVQMPKNKLNDSKTVFTKAIGEEIHKLRKERLMTGKELAKVVNVSQQQISRYECGVCNITIDTLIVILNALNVSLTDFFNQVFLRVFEKEKKISVQYHNVFSSSEQSEELKKQLETFSRYDQTNLWG from the coding sequence GTGAGAGTAGGTGCGGTGCAAATGCCGAAAAATAAACTCAATGATTCAAAAACTGTTTTTACCAAAGCGATTGGAGAAGAAATACATAAATTACGTAAAGAACGTTTGATGACCGGAAAGGAGCTAGCTAAGGTAGTTAATGTCTCCCAACAACAAATATCACGCTATGAATGTGGGGTTTGTAATATAACAATAGATACATTGATTGTTATTTTAAACGCATTAAATGTTTCATTAACTGATTTCTTTAATCAGGTCTTTTTACGGGTATTCGAAAAGGAAAAGAAAATCAGTGTACAGTACCACAATGTATTTAGTTCTTCTGAGCAGTCTGAAGAATTAAAAAAACAGCTAGAAACTTTTTCTCGGTATGATCAAACTAACTTATGGGGTTAG
- a CDS encoding outer membrane usher protein encodes MSSSRPVFFRLSRLGLAIVFSFYGLSTPLWATETIEFNTDVLDLEDKNNIDLEQFSRAGYIMPGTYSLTLKVNGEQFSEVSVPFYPPEDDPQGSTACISPEVADQFGLTSSAKKELAWWHDGQCLTASSLPGMQIHGDLATSSLYVSIPQAYLEFTAPNWDPPSRWDEGIAALMLDYNINGNANNSYNGGHDSYALNGNGIVGVNLGAWRFRADWQGRLNHATGSGDSVNKDFDWNRFYAYRALPSLAAKLVLGEDYLVSNIFDSFRFIGASVRSELNMLPPNLRGYAPEVTGIAKTNATVIVSQQGRVLYETQVAPGPFRIQDLSDAVSGKLDITVKEQDGTTQDFQIDTASLPYLTRPGQIQYKLALGQPTNYQRHSEGDSFVTGEFSWGVNNGWSLFGGSLNSKNYNAVSLGIGRDLLAFGALSFDVTQSFARLPNMGNLSGGSYRINYSKRFEAIDSTIQFAGYRFSERDFMSMSDFLNALKTGERYGGSKELYTISLNKNFGELGMSLYLNYNHQTYWDQPDNDYYSIMLSKYMDIGSLKNISVNLSANRSVYNGVKDDSIYLSTSFPLSNGANVGYSLNSSRYDTTNRATYYDRINDRTTYQLSAGSSKKGGTGSAFITHQADIARLTANVSYMHNQYSAFGLSMSGGMTFTPEGSGLHRVNTLGGTRMLVDTDGVSDVPIKGIGAPITSNMFGKAIVGDVSSYYRSKAQIDLNALPDNVEAQQSVVQATLTEGAVGYRHFAVVSGQKAMTVLRLPDGSHPPFGAQIQNSKAQNTGIVGDSGSAYISGINPQSVMTVTWGEDKACQITFPIQLGSLQEALLLPCIPTTLPASTVIAKR; translated from the coding sequence ATGTCTTCTTCACGACCTGTATTTTTTCGCCTTAGTCGCTTAGGCCTAGCCATTGTTTTTTCATTCTATGGTCTATCAACGCCATTGTGGGCAACTGAGACAATTGAATTCAATACGGATGTGCTAGATCTAGAAGATAAAAATAACATTGATCTAGAGCAGTTCTCTCGTGCGGGTTACATCATGCCGGGGACCTATTCTTTAACATTAAAGGTAAATGGCGAGCAGTTTTCAGAAGTATCAGTGCCTTTTTATCCCCCTGAAGATGATCCACAAGGTAGTACAGCTTGTATATCGCCAGAGGTAGCGGATCAATTTGGATTGACTTCATCGGCAAAAAAAGAGTTGGCATGGTGGCATGACGGACAGTGTCTGACAGCAAGTAGTTTACCAGGGATGCAAATCCATGGTGATTTAGCTACCTCGTCATTATACGTGAGTATCCCACAAGCTTATCTCGAATTCACTGCGCCTAACTGGGATCCACCATCGCGTTGGGATGAGGGAATTGCTGCGTTGATGCTGGACTATAACATTAATGGTAATGCCAATAATTCATATAACGGTGGTCACGATAGTTATGCGTTAAATGGAAATGGTATTGTAGGGGTGAACTTAGGGGCTTGGCGCTTTCGCGCTGATTGGCAAGGTCGTTTAAATCATGCGACTGGTTCTGGTGATTCGGTTAATAAAGACTTTGACTGGAATCGGTTTTATGCCTATCGCGCATTGCCGTCACTCGCTGCTAAATTGGTATTAGGGGAGGATTACCTCGTTTCTAATATCTTTGATTCATTTCGTTTTATTGGCGCCAGTGTGCGTTCTGAATTGAATATGCTCCCGCCAAATTTGCGTGGTTATGCACCAGAAGTGACAGGTATCGCAAAAACAAATGCGACGGTAATAGTTAGCCAGCAAGGGCGAGTGTTGTACGAAACACAAGTCGCTCCTGGGCCGTTTCGTATTCAGGATTTGAGTGATGCTGTTAGTGGCAAACTCGATATCACAGTTAAAGAACAAGATGGTACAACTCAAGACTTTCAAATAGATACAGCTAGCTTGCCTTATTTAACGCGTCCGGGGCAAATACAATACAAATTAGCATTAGGCCAGCCAACTAATTATCAGCGTCACAGTGAAGGGGATTCTTTTGTCACGGGTGAATTTTCGTGGGGAGTCAACAATGGCTGGTCACTATTTGGCGGTAGCCTGAATAGTAAAAATTACAATGCCGTATCGCTGGGTATTGGGCGTGATTTATTGGCATTTGGAGCTTTATCTTTCGATGTTACTCAATCTTTTGCTCGATTACCAAATATGGGGAATTTAAGCGGAGGTTCTTACCGTATTAATTACTCTAAACGTTTTGAGGCGATTGATAGCACTATTCAATTTGCAGGTTATCGCTTTTCCGAGCGTGACTTTATGTCGATGTCTGATTTCTTAAATGCACTGAAAACCGGTGAGCGTTATGGAGGGAGTAAAGAGTTATATACGATATCGCTGAATAAAAATTTCGGCGAGTTAGGAATGTCGTTATACCTCAACTATAACCACCAAACTTATTGGGATCAGCCGGATAATGATTATTACAGCATTATGCTGTCGAAATATATGGATATTGGTTCACTTAAAAATATCAGTGTTAACTTATCGGCAAACCGCAGTGTTTATAACGGTGTCAAGGATGACAGTATATATCTATCGACCTCATTCCCCTTAAGTAACGGCGCCAACGTAGGGTATTCGCTGAATAGTAGTCGCTACGATACGACAAATCGGGCGACCTATTACGACCGAATCAATGATCGAACGACATACCAGTTGAGTGCCGGGAGTAGCAAAAAAGGAGGAACGGGGAGTGCATTTATCACCCATCAAGCTGATATCGCACGTTTAACGGCTAATGTGAGTTATATGCATAACCAATATAGTGCATTTGGTCTATCAATGAGCGGTGGAATGACTTTTACCCCAGAGGGAAGCGGACTTCATCGTGTTAATACATTAGGAGGAACGCGAATGTTAGTCGATACCGATGGTGTTTCGGATGTACCGATCAAAGGGATAGGTGCACCGATCACCTCGAATATGTTTGGTAAAGCCATTGTTGGTGATGTGAGTAGTTACTACCGTAGTAAGGCTCAAATTGATTTAAATGCATTACCAGACAATGTAGAAGCACAGCAGTCGGTAGTACAAGCTACGCTCACAGAAGGCGCTGTAGGTTATCGTCATTTTGCTGTGGTATCAGGACAAAAAGCGATGACTGTACTGCGATTGCCTGATGGTAGCCACCCGCCATTCGGCGCTCAAATACAAAACAGTAAAGCGCAAAACACAGGAATTGTGGGTGATTCTGGAAGTGCTTATATCAGTGGTATTAACCCTCAGAGTGTGATGACTGTGACATGGGGAGAAGATAAGGCTTGCCAGATCACTTTTCCTATTCAGTTAGGTTCTTTACAGGAAGCATTACTACTGCCGTGTATTCCGACAACGTTACCAGCATCAACAGTGATAGCGAAAAGATAG
- the gloB gene encoding hydroxyacylglutathione hydrolase gives MELIRVPALNDNYIWILTDANQQCIIVDPSESEPVLEILSAKKLTPIAILLTHHHNDHTGGVKGILKVFRDLPVFGPQETQVKGATELVSDGDSVKIDNFDFKIIGLPGHTLGHIAFYHAPYLFCGDTLFSGGCGRIFEGTPEQMYQSIQKIAALPDETLICCAHEYTQSNLKFAHHIWPENQQISQYQEEVAAKRSKQQATVPTTLKTERKINIFLQCDNAELQNKLNINQANPPLRAVFTVLRQLKDHY, from the coding sequence ATGGAGTTAATACGAGTTCCTGCTTTAAACGATAACTACATTTGGATTCTTACGGATGCTAATCAACAGTGTATCATTGTTGACCCCTCAGAGTCAGAACCCGTCCTCGAAATATTGTCAGCAAAAAAGTTGACTCCTATCGCTATCTTACTCACCCATCATCATAATGACCATACTGGCGGTGTAAAAGGTATTCTGAAAGTATTTCGTGATCTTCCTGTTTTTGGTCCCCAAGAAACGCAAGTAAAAGGAGCGACAGAATTAGTCAGTGATGGTGATAGTGTCAAAATCGATAATTTTGATTTTAAAATTATCGGTCTACCGGGACATACACTTGGTCATATTGCTTTTTATCACGCTCCTTATCTCTTTTGTGGGGATACCTTGTTCTCAGGTGGCTGTGGCAGAATATTTGAAGGTACACCAGAGCAAATGTATCAATCAATCCAAAAAATAGCCGCCCTGCCCGATGAAACACTCATCTGTTGTGCACATGAATACACCCAATCTAACCTTAAGTTTGCGCATCATATTTGGCCTGAAAACCAACAAATTAGCCAATACCAAGAAGAAGTCGCAGCTAAACGCAGTAAACAGCAAGCTACTGTGCCAACCACACTCAAAACTGAACGAAAAATAAATATTTTTCTACAGTGCGATAATGCCGAGCTGCAAAACAAGTTAAATATAAATCAAGCAAACCCACCACTTAGGGCCGTTTTTACCGTTTTACGTCAATTAAAAGATCATTATTAA
- a CDS encoding fimbrial protein — translation MKAILVMLLVSQFATLPSVQAQASTLWGSVNMNGSIVDSACAIDTGSYEQVVDMGILPVGTIRQQGQGPVHPFSITLIGCTLVPYTGSPWQAFTVTFDGPASGNWFTVSGDARGVALLLQDADGKPIYPGKSTEKQTIAPGNTVLNYGLRLVADKEPLRPGQYQSALRFKLDYY, via the coding sequence ATGAAAGCTATTTTAGTTATGTTACTTGTTAGTCAATTTGCCACTTTACCGAGTGTACAAGCACAAGCTTCCACACTATGGGGAAGTGTCAACATGAATGGCAGTATTGTCGATTCTGCATGTGCTATTGATACCGGTTCTTATGAACAGGTTGTCGACATGGGAATATTACCCGTTGGAACAATACGCCAACAAGGACAAGGTCCTGTTCACCCTTTCTCTATTACGCTAATTGGTTGCACTTTAGTGCCATATACCGGTTCTCCTTGGCAAGCTTTTACGGTGACTTTTGACGGTCCTGCTTCTGGTAATTGGTTTACGGTGTCGGGAGATGCGCGTGGCGTTGCTCTGTTATTACAAGATGCAGATGGGAAGCCTATTTATCCAGGGAAGTCCACAGAGAAACAAACTATCGCACCGGGAAATACTGTACTGAATTATGGGTTAAGGCTAGTTGCCGATAAAGAGCCTTTACGTCCGGGGCAATATCAAAGCGCACTGCGTTTTAAGCTGGATTATTACTAA
- a CDS encoding fimbrial protein, giving the protein MVKANNSSKHPTDGAHIEGVRMTDLQRKNVFRYGLLLAMFSSTVSLSGMAADNNGNLYRPVDNWNVDGQHGVLYVSGSLTESPCRLAMTSSYQSVEMGNLDTSTLQHNGRGAPVPFQIELEDCLETETRLDNVQTGMTAWSSSQPAVKIRFLADSVPSMPDIARVNGVKGLGLAITTPNGSLLPLGLESEPQLLPSGQSQLTYYVTPVRTGQLVPGAYSALIAFEMLYE; this is encoded by the coding sequence ATGGTAAAAGCGAATAATTCGAGTAAGCACCCGACTGACGGTGCCCATATTGAAGGAGTGCGCATGACAGACTTACAAAGAAAAAACGTTTTCCGATACGGCTTACTTCTAGCGATGTTTAGCAGCACCGTCAGTTTATCAGGCATGGCGGCGGATAATAATGGCAATCTCTATCGGCCAGTAGATAACTGGAATGTCGATGGACAGCATGGTGTGTTGTACGTGTCTGGTTCATTAACGGAAAGCCCATGTCGGCTAGCGATGACATCTAGTTACCAATCAGTTGAGATGGGGAATTTGGATACCAGTACCTTGCAGCATAATGGTAGAGGAGCACCCGTACCGTTTCAGATTGAGTTAGAGGACTGTTTAGAAACAGAGACTCGTTTAGATAATGTACAAACGGGAATGACAGCATGGAGCTCCAGTCAACCAGCAGTCAAAATTCGTTTTTTAGCAGATAGTGTGCCATCAATGCCGGATATCGCTCGTGTCAATGGGGTAAAAGGATTGGGGCTGGCTATCACGACACCAAATGGTTCACTGCTACCTTTGGGGTTAGAAAGTGAGCCACAGTTATTGCCTTCAGGGCAAAGTCAGTTGACCTATTACGTGACGCCGGTGAGAACGGGGCAGCTTGTGCCGGGGGCGTATTCGGCGCTGATTGCATTTGAAATGTTGTACGAGTAG
- the dnaQ gene encoding DNA polymerase III subunit epsilon has protein sequence MSTAITRQIVLDTETTGMNKLGVHYEGHNIIEIGAVEVINRRLTGRNFHVYIKPNRLVDPEAFEVHGISDEFLQDKPTFADIADEFLEFIRGAELIIHNAPFDIGFMDYEFAKLNRGIPPTADFCQITDSLVLARQIFPGKRNNLDALCDRYLIDNTKRTLHGALLDAEILSDVYLAMTGGQTSLAFSMEADTSNESYVEEVQRIERPTSGLKVLYATDEELIEHEKRLDIVDKKGGKPCLWRQSPDEEETIH, from the coding sequence ATGAGCACGGCGATAACAAGACAAATTGTCCTCGATACCGAAACCACCGGTATGAATAAGTTAGGCGTTCATTATGAAGGCCATAATATTATTGAAATTGGTGCGGTTGAGGTCATCAATCGTAGGCTGACTGGCCGTAATTTTCACGTCTACATTAAACCAAATCGGTTAGTGGATCCTGAAGCGTTTGAAGTGCATGGTATCAGTGATGAATTTTTGCAGGATAAACCGACTTTTGCTGATATTGCTGATGAATTCCTTGAGTTTATTCGCGGTGCTGAACTCATTATCCATAACGCTCCCTTTGATATTGGTTTTATGGATTATGAATTTGCTAAATTAAATAGAGGCATACCACCTACCGCTGATTTTTGCCAGATAACCGATAGTTTAGTGCTTGCTCGACAAATATTTCCAGGTAAAAGAAATAATTTGGATGCTTTGTGTGATCGTTATTTGATTGATAATACTAAGCGTACACTGCATGGCGCTTTATTGGATGCTGAGATCCTTTCCGACGTGTATTTAGCGATGACGGGGGGACAGACATCTTTAGCTTTTTCTATGGAAGCAGACACATCGAATGAAAGCTATGTTGAAGAGGTACAACGCATCGAGCGTCCAACGAGTGGCTTAAAAGTGCTTTATGCGACCGATGAAGAGCTTATTGAGCATGAAAAACGACTTGATATCGTAGATAAGAAAGGGGGGAAACCTTGTCTTTGGCGACAATCTCCAGATGAGGAAGAGACTATTCATTAG
- the tomB gene encoding Hha toxicity modulator TomB, with translation MDEYSPKNYDISELKYLCNSLNREAISSLQKTNTHWINDLSSPQSVRLNELIEHIAAFVWQYKIKHPKDNLVISLVEEYLDETYDLFGSPVITLSEIIDWQSMNQNLVAVLDDDLKCPASKT, from the coding sequence ATGGATGAATATTCACCCAAAAATTATGATATATCAGAGTTAAAATACTTGTGTAACAGTTTGAATAGAGAAGCAATTTCAAGCTTACAGAAAACAAATACACATTGGATAAATGATTTAAGCTCACCACAAAGTGTACGGCTCAATGAGCTTATTGAACATATAGCCGCCTTTGTATGGCAATATAAGATCAAACATCCAAAAGATAATCTCGTTATATCATTAGTAGAAGAGTATCTTGACGAGACTTACGATTTATTCGGTAGTCCGGTAATAACGTTAAGTGAAATTATTGACTGGCAGAGTATGAATCAAAATCTTGTCGCTGTACTTGATGATGATTTAAAATGCCCTGCAAGCAAGACCTAA
- a CDS encoding class I SAM-dependent methyltransferase: MKPARIEKKRQMPVSWSDIPFGRQYRQALQYQLRPWWPKMFGFHLLKLGHLSTEIDTEECMISHQFSVGNDDPRFHVLAESQALPFINKSIDACLMSHVLAYSHDPHWMLREVDRLLVDDGWLIISGFNPFSLLGLGKMVPFLRKQQPYCSRLFPTLRVFDWLSLLNYEVLYHCNCQVFPWHSPNNWLNQRIGGIGTLNVIVARKRTYPLTPTLLKFKQPKVKISTALGATKRMSDRSKNS; encoded by the coding sequence ATGAAGCCAGCGCGTATTGAAAAAAAACGCCAGATGCCTGTAAGTTGGTCTGATATCCCATTCGGGAGGCAATACCGCCAAGCCCTACAATATCAGCTTCGTCCTTGGTGGCCAAAAATGTTTGGCTTTCATTTGCTTAAGTTAGGACATCTAAGCACTGAGATCGATACTGAAGAGTGCATGATATCGCATCAGTTTAGTGTAGGGAATGATGACCCTCGTTTCCATGTTCTTGCAGAATCCCAAGCTCTTCCTTTTATTAATAAATCTATTGATGCATGCTTAATGTCACATGTATTGGCCTATAGCCATGACCCTCACTGGATGCTACGTGAAGTGGATCGCCTATTAGTTGATGATGGTTGGTTAATTATTTCAGGCTTTAATCCATTTAGCTTATTAGGCCTTGGGAAAATGGTGCCATTTCTTCGTAAACAACAGCCTTATTGTAGTCGTCTATTTCCAACGTTAAGGGTATTCGATTGGCTTAGTCTATTAAATTATGAAGTGCTTTATCATTGTAATTGTCAGGTATTTCCGTGGCACAGCCCTAACAATTGGTTGAATCAACGTATTGGGGGGATTGGGACATTGAATGTGATTGTGGCACGAAAGCGTACTTATCCATTAACGCCAACATTACTAAAATTTAAACAGCCCAAAGTGAAAATAAGTACCGCATTAGGTGCCACAAAACGTATGTCGGATCGCTCAAAGAACTCATAG
- the rnhA gene encoding ribonuclease HI → MTKQVEIFTDGSCLGNPGPGGYGVLLRYQQHEKTLSEGFFLTTNNRMELLAAIVALESLKRPCDIILTTDSQYVRQGITQWIHNWKRRQWRKADKSPVVNVDLWKRLDAAITRHKIDWRWVKGHAGHPENEKCDELARQAAESPTQEDTGYQPAQS, encoded by the coding sequence ATGACAAAGCAGGTAGAAATTTTCACGGATGGTTCTTGTCTGGGTAATCCAGGCCCAGGGGGGTATGGTGTTCTTCTTCGTTACCAACAACATGAAAAAACGCTCAGTGAAGGCTTTTTTTTAACGACGAATAACCGTATGGAGCTACTGGCTGCTATTGTCGCCCTCGAATCTTTAAAACGCCCATGCGATATCATTTTAACCACCGATAGCCAATATGTTCGCCAAGGGATTACTCAGTGGATACATAATTGGAAACGGCGTCAATGGCGTAAAGCAGATAAATCTCCTGTCGTCAATGTAGACCTTTGGAAACGCCTAGATGCGGCTATCACTCGCCATAAGATCGACTGGCGTTGGGTAAAAGGCCATGCAGGCCATCCTGAAAATGAAAAATGTGATGAGCTCGCTCGACAAGCAGCAGAGTCACCAACTCAAGAAGATACAGGTTACCAACCAGCTCAAAGTTAA
- the mltD gene encoding murein transglycosylase D, with protein sequence MKTIATIIAIVLLAGCQASPQKTKQNKSSANHTIESVAPHNQAASRQTSTIDSDLWGYISDELKMDIPDNSIIREQASNYYTKQSFLYDVTLRAEPYMYWIVDEVNARNLPMELALIPIIESSFNPKATSPAQAAGLWQIVPITARSYGLKQDQWVDERRDLVTSTKAAFDLLENLNIMFGHDWELTLAAYNCGEGCVLNAIKKNQAAGLPTDFWSLSLPKETKQYVPKILALSQVLRNPERYQVKLPRSNRSRALTQVDVGQQITLTQAAELTGISEESLKTYNSGYKRGVTSPNGPHYIMLPTAKAEQLKLSLSDQAVLNNIRTAVAQNQLKRSAPQTNGFTHKVVKGESIASIAKKFNTTSKSIKQLNGMKTANIYPGQTLKIKGSAPASNKRKSKTYKVKKGDSYYSIAKRHGIKLNDLMSWNSGVKMADLKPGVTLNLYL encoded by the coding sequence ATGAAGACAATAGCGACGATTATCGCCATTGTTCTGCTGGCCGGATGCCAAGCTTCACCACAAAAAACCAAGCAGAACAAGTCTTCAGCAAACCACACTATAGAAAGCGTTGCTCCACATAATCAGGCAGCAAGTAGACAAACCTCAACAATAGATAGTGATCTTTGGGGTTATATCAGTGATGAGCTGAAGATGGATATACCTGATAATTCAATCATCAGGGAACAAGCCAGCAATTATTATACAAAACAAAGTTTTCTCTACGATGTCACATTAAGGGCAGAACCTTATATGTATTGGATCGTAGACGAAGTCAATGCACGTAACTTACCAATGGAATTGGCCTTAATTCCTATTATAGAAAGTTCCTTCAATCCAAAAGCAACCTCTCCGGCACAAGCAGCAGGTCTTTGGCAAATTGTTCCTATCACTGCCCGCTCTTACGGATTAAAACAAGACCAGTGGGTCGATGAGCGTCGTGATCTCGTGACATCGACTAAGGCTGCTTTTGATTTGCTCGAAAATTTAAATATTATGTTTGGCCATGATTGGGAACTCACACTGGCTGCTTATAACTGTGGTGAAGGATGTGTGTTGAATGCGATCAAAAAGAACCAAGCCGCTGGATTACCGACGGATTTTTGGTCGTTGTCCTTACCAAAAGAAACTAAACAGTATGTCCCTAAAATATTAGCGCTCAGCCAAGTATTAAGAAACCCTGAAAGATATCAAGTCAAATTACCACGCAGTAATAGAAGTCGCGCATTAACTCAGGTTGATGTAGGGCAACAAATTACCTTAACCCAAGCAGCAGAATTAACAGGTATCTCAGAGGAATCACTAAAAACATATAACTCAGGTTATAAGCGTGGTGTAACATCACCAAATGGTCCTCATTATATTATGTTGCCTACGGCAAAAGCAGAGCAACTTAAATTATCGCTTTCTGACCAAGCCGTTTTAAATAATATTCGTACTGCTGTTGCTCAAAACCAACTTAAACGATCAGCACCACAAACTAATGGCTTTACTCATAAAGTTGTTAAAGGAGAATCGATCGCAAGTATTGCTAAAAAGTTCAATACCACCAGTAAGAGTATTAAACAACTTAATGGGATGAAAACGGCGAATATCTATCCAGGACAAACCCTTAAGATAAAAGGCAGTGCACCTGCATCAAATAAGCGTAAATCCAAAACGTATAAAGTAAAGAAAGGCGATTCTTATTATAGTATAGCCAAAAGACATGGAATTAAGCTCAATGATTTAATGAGTTGGAATTCTGGGGTCAAAATGGCAGATCTAAAGCCAGGCGTTACATTGAATCTTTACCTATAA
- a CDS encoding fimbrial protein, which produces MKKIILATLISGAMSASAFAVDAGKGTVTFTGAIIEAPCSIAPGDESQTIDLGQVSNVTLQKGGMSAAQPFEIHLEGCTLNAEYKDKDGVTQKYNNMVEVKFEGTEWVNNGSNTGLIQITGDASGAGIVLMNKSGAKININDSTVERAYTSGNNILSFQAALQGMSDATVVPGSFQAVTNFTLAYN; this is translated from the coding sequence ATGAAAAAAATTATTTTAGCAACCTTAATTTCTGGCGCAATGAGTGCATCCGCTTTTGCTGTGGATGCAGGAAAAGGGACAGTAACTTTCACGGGGGCTATCATTGAAGCACCATGCTCAATCGCTCCAGGAGATGAAAGCCAAACTATTGATTTAGGACAGGTTTCTAATGTTACCCTACAGAAAGGTGGTATGTCCGCAGCTCAGCCTTTTGAGATCCATCTCGAAGGTTGCACGTTGAACGCAGAATATAAAGATAAAGATGGCGTTACCCAAAAATATAACAATATGGTTGAAGTGAAATTTGAAGGTACAGAGTGGGTAAACAATGGTAGCAATACTGGATTAATTCAAATTACAGGTGATGCGTCTGGTGCAGGTATTGTATTGATGAATAAATCAGGTGCAAAAATCAATATCAATGATTCAACCGTTGAGCGTGCTTATACCTCAGGTAATAACATTTTGAGTTTTCAAGCTGCGCTACAAGGTATGTCAGATGCGACTGTTGTTCCGGGTAGTTTCCAAGCTGTGACCAACTTTACATTGGCCTATAACTAA
- a CDS encoding HHA domain-containing protein, whose translation MTKTDYLMRLRKCTTIDTLERVIEKNKYELSEDELELFYSAADHRLAELTMNKLYDKIPASVWKFVR comes from the coding sequence ATGACCAAAACTGATTATCTGATGCGTTTAAGAAAATGCACAACCATCGATACACTTGAGCGTGTTATTGAAAAAAATAAGTATGAGCTTTCTGAAGACGAGCTGGAACTATTTTACTCAGCCGCAGATCACCGTCTTGCAGAACTCACTATGAATAAACTTTATGACAAAATTCCAGCCTCTGTTTGGAAATTTGTTAGATAA
- a CDS encoding YbaY family lipoprotein: MKLNLFIISFIALAFLGGCEGNNNKANETKLGHHSHPTKKSVDAKVIKGQMVIPQQAVLPGNALITVTLADISIAELPDLILAQKYYQVKEKQFVFPFELSYQKDEVRQNAHLALRATVSVDGDLWFVSKAESIVMNDGVTNNIQLVLEPTK; this comes from the coding sequence ATGAAATTAAACCTATTTATCATTAGCTTTATCGCGTTGGCTTTTTTAGGGGGGTGTGAAGGTAATAATAATAAAGCGAATGAGACAAAGTTAGGTCATCACAGTCATCCAACGAAAAAGAGTGTGGATGCGAAGGTTATCAAGGGGCAAATGGTTATCCCGCAACAAGCGGTATTGCCTGGAAATGCATTAATTACGGTGACCTTAGCTGATATTTCTATCGCTGAGTTACCTGATTTGATTTTGGCGCAAAAATATTATCAAGTAAAAGAGAAGCAATTTGTCTTTCCTTTTGAACTGAGCTACCAAAAGGATGAAGTACGTCAGAATGCACATCTTGCGCTAAGAGCTACGGTGTCTGTTGATGGTGATTTATGGTTTGTTTCAAAGGCTGAAAGTATAGTGATGAATGATGGCGTCACAAATAATATTCAATTAGTACTTGAGCCTACGAAATAA
- a CDS encoding fimbrial protein, translating to MTMRRCRLPKVLATSLLMSSLMLCSAATLAETYTLTVKVTVVEKTCDIYGPDGIGQPINVAMGDLIIKNIDGVSYGKTDIPYTLSCDDAASNPALKLKFDGPRMSGQAANVLSTSDQNLGLRLMAGNSNLNLGVWRHFNYSTQPTLSVIPIGSGTGGINDGQMTASATLSVEYQ from the coding sequence ATGACAATGAGACGATGTCGACTGCCGAAAGTGCTGGCAACCAGTCTGTTGATGAGCAGTTTGATGCTGTGTTCAGCGGCGACCCTTGCAGAAACCTATACCTTAACCGTGAAGGTCACGGTAGTTGAGAAGACCTGTGATATCTACGGGCCTGACGGGATTGGACAGCCCATCAATGTGGCGATGGGCGACCTGATCATAAAAAACATCGATGGGGTTAGCTACGGAAAAACTGACATTCCGTATACTCTAAGTTGCGACGATGCAGCAAGTAATCCAGCCTTAAAACTGAAATTTGATGGCCCCCGCATGAGTGGCCAAGCGGCGAATGTGTTGTCCACCTCGGACCAGAACTTAGGATTACGCCTTATGGCGGGTAACAGTAATCTGAATTTAGGCGTCTGGCGTCATTTTAATTATAGCACTCAGCCAACCCTTAGTGTGATACCGATTGGCAGTGGGACTGGGGGGATTAATGACGGTCAGATGACTGCATCCGCGACGTTGAGTGTGGAGTATCAATAA